The Pochonia chlamydosporia 170 chromosome 1, whole genome shotgun sequence genome window below encodes:
- a CDS encoding HCNGP-like protein (similar to Metarhizium robertsii ARSEF 23 XP_007820265.1): MAGLVGYASSDEEDEHSHHSPPPTTFPNEQPKTTQTAKEISNQESASNNKPTPAPPTQSSTSHEHPPSEPQEQHPAPSTQPTIGPALGPSLPESSTLPGLPEPSEPSSPYTATRTLTHDLTLPSIPNLDIPPSPPGSPPPQTTAKFQQFLTLKRQGTHFNSKLEQSAALRNPSLCDKLLSFVDLSGAAQYETTVSLDLYDPSGFPEWAYRDKLRKAREGVVKEKEKEDKAAGRTIEFVGGVVSSNSPASTGGLSREKRKSGRK, translated from the exons ATGGCAGGACTGGTTGGTTACGCCAgcagcgacgaagaggacgaaCATTCTCACCattctcctccgccaaca ACATTCCCAAACGAACAACCAAAAACAACACAAACTGCAAAAGAAATCTCAAATCAAG AATCCGCCTCAAACAACAAACCAACTCCAGCACCGCCAACtcaatcatcaacatctcaCGAACATCCACCATCTGAGCCTCAGGAACAAcatccagcaccatcaaCCCAACCAACAATCGGTCCCGCGCTCGGTCCATCCCTCCCAGAATCATCCACTCTCCCTGGCCTCCCCGAGCCCTCGGAGCCCTCATCGCCATACACAGCAACCCGCACCTTAACCCACGACCTCACCCTCCCGTCTATACCAAACCTCGACATCCCGCCCTCCCCACCAGGCTCTCCTCCCCCGCAAACAACTGCCAAATTCCAACAATTCCTCACGCTCAAACGCCAAGGCACACACTTCAACAGCAAGCTCGAGCAGTCTGCTGCGCTGCGCAACCCTTCGCTCTGCGACAAACTCCTCTCATTTGTGGATCTATCTGGGGCGGCGCAGTACGAAACCACGGTGTCGTTGGATTTGTATGACCCTAGTGGGTTTCCGGAGTGGGCGTATAGAGATAAGTTGAGGAAGGCGAGGGAGGGtgttgtcaaggagaaggagaaggaggataAGGCTGCTGGGAGGACTATTGAATTTGTGGGTGGCGTTGTGAGTTCGAATTCACCTGCCAGTACGGGAGGGTTGTCACgagagaagaggaaaagtGGCCGGAAATAG